A stretch of the Sporohalobacter salinus genome encodes the following:
- the tyrS gene encoding tyrosine--tRNA ligase, with amino-acid sequence MSSDTRIEKQLKVIKRGVTELISEDELKDKLKEVQKENRPLKVKLGLDPTAPDIHLGHTVVLQKLKQFQDLGHEVILLIGDFTGRIGDPSGKSKTRPQLTEEEVIENAKTYKEQIFKVLDPGKTRLVFNSEWLGKMDFADVLNLSAKYTVARMLEREDFANRYENNQSIGVHEFFYPLMQGYDSVAIEADVELGGTDQKFNLLVGRRLQKEYGQEPQVIIMMPLLEGLDGEKKMSKSLGNYIGIDDNANDMYGKVMSIPDKLLTRYFELLTDVSLEELKEIKTGLSSGELHPMETKKRLARTIVAKYYDEVTAKKAAEEFERVFKEGELPEDIPQINLSSDELENGELWIVKLVAATGLVDSNSQARRMIKQGAVKIDGKKYDKINIDLKVEDGMIIQIGKKRFAEVNLD; translated from the coding sequence ATGAGTAGTGATACTAGAATTGAAAAACAGTTAAAGGTTATCAAGCGTGGTGTAACAGAGTTAATTTCAGAAGATGAATTAAAGGATAAGCTAAAAGAAGTTCAAAAAGAAAATAGACCTTTAAAAGTAAAACTTGGACTTGATCCGACAGCACCTGATATTCATTTAGGTCATACTGTTGTATTACAGAAGCTAAAGCAGTTTCAAGATTTAGGTCATGAAGTTATATTGCTTATCGGTGATTTTACTGGCCGAATTGGAGATCCATCGGGGAAATCAAAAACCAGACCTCAATTGACAGAAGAAGAAGTAATAGAAAATGCTAAAACATATAAAGAACAGATATTTAAAGTTTTAGACCCGGGTAAAACTCGTTTAGTTTTTAATAGTGAATGGTTAGGAAAAATGGATTTTGCTGATGTACTTAATCTTTCGGCTAAATATACTGTAGCAAGAATGTTAGAGAGAGAAGACTTTGCTAATCGTTATGAGAACAATCAATCAATTGGTGTTCACGAATTTTTCTATCCATTAATGCAGGGATATGATTCTGTAGCTATTGAAGCTGATGTTGAGCTGGGAGGTACTGACCAGAAGTTTAATCTTTTAGTTGGACGCAGACTTCAAAAAGAATATGGTCAAGAACCACAGGTCATTATTATGATGCCTTTATTAGAGGGGCTAGACGGTGAAAAGAAAATGAGTAAGAGTTTGGGTAATTACATAGGTATTGATGATAATGCTAATGACATGTATGGTAAAGTAATGTCAATTCCTGATAAATTATTAACACGTTACTTTGAATTATTAACTGATGTTTCTTTAGAAGAGTTAAAGGAGATAAAGACTGGTTTATCCAGCGGAGAATTACATCCAATGGAGACTAAAAAACGGTTAGCACGGACAATTGTAGCTAAATATTATGATGAGGTAACAGCTAAAAAAGCTGCTGAAGAATTTGAACGCGTCTTTAAAGAAGGAGAATTGCCGGAGGATATTCCTCAAATAAATCTTAGTAGTGATGAATTGGAAAATGGTGAACTGTGGATTGTAAAGTTAGTAGCGGCTACTGGGTTAGTAGATAGTAACAGTCAAGCTAGAAGAATGATAAAACAAGGTGCAGTTAAGATTGATGGTAAGAAGTATGATAAGATTAATATTGATTTAAAAGTAGAAGATGGTATGATAATTCAGATTGGTAAGAAGCGTTTTGCGGAGGTAAATTTAGATTAG